One genomic segment of [Phormidium] sp. ETS-05 includes these proteins:
- a CDS encoding HEPN domain-containing protein, with protein sequence MQSALDQFQISISRVRDLISLHNSIKAQSTPALDLSDILRAALVLAVSALDYYVHEVVTLGMLEIHRGERPEPPPTANTSQSAFARFQVSLGGARQERLIALDIAAWLENEIQQNQGASFLQQSHTVSDLLPVISDSLRNQLNQDSWLEAEIRERLGYQSFQQPEKIAEAMRLISHKKLWDEVASRLGMAAKDVKQQLNLIVDRRNKIAHEADIDPTFGIGSRWDINETLVIDAVNFIESVVENIHQVLL encoded by the coding sequence ATGCAGTCAGCGCTTGACCAATTCCAAATCAGTATCAGTCGGGTGCGAGACCTGATTTCTCTGCATAATTCTATCAAGGCGCAGTCCACTCCTGCTCTAGATTTGTCTGATATTTTGAGAGCAGCGTTGGTTTTGGCGGTGAGCGCATTGGATTACTATGTCCATGAGGTTGTCACCCTAGGAATGCTCGAGATTCACAGAGGTGAACGTCCAGAACCCCCGCCTACAGCCAACACATCTCAATCAGCATTCGCTCGGTTTCAAGTGTCATTGGGAGGCGCTCGTCAGGAAAGATTGATAGCGCTCGATATTGCCGCTTGGCTGGAAAATGAAATCCAGCAAAATCAAGGAGCATCATTTTTACAACAGTCACATACAGTGTCAGATTTGCTGCCCGTTATATCTGATAGCCTGCGGAATCAGCTTAATCAGGATTCTTGGTTAGAAGCTGAAATTAGAGAACGTCTGGGATATCAGAGTTTTCAGCAACCAGAAAAAATAGCAGAGGCCATGAGGCTGATTTCCCACAAGAAATTATGGGATGAGGTGGCTAGTAGGCTGGGTATGGCAGCCAAGGATGTTAAGCAGCAACTAAATCTCATTGTCGATCGGCGCAATAAAATTGCCCATGAAGCGGACATCGATCCTACTTTTGGCATTGGCAGTCGTTGGGATATTAATGAGACCTTGGTTATTGATGCGGTTAATTTTATCGAGTCAGTTGTGGAAAATATCCATCAAGTCCTGTTGTAG
- the iolG gene encoding inositol 2-dehydrogenase — MAIDMALFGAGRIGEIHAANIARHPGTRLRYVVGGLDRNRTETLAAKYGAAAVSADVALGDGGVQGVAIASPTPTHPDLIIKAAGAGKAIFCEKPIALDLQQLDASLEAVKTAGVPFFLGFNRRFDPSFHQLHNAVKNGQIGAVEMVNITSRDPAPPPLAYLQTSGGIFADMVIHDFDMARWLLGEEPTEIFATASCLVNPEIAQLGDADTAMIILKTISGKLAHINVSRRAVYGYDQRIEVFGSAGMVQAGNHTPTTVELATATGVIRDKPLHFFLERYAAAYQREIDHFVDIITKGLSPLVGVDDGRKALILAEAARLSATTNQSVKL; from the coding sequence ATGGCGATCGATATGGCGTTGTTTGGTGCGGGAAGAATTGGGGAAATTCACGCGGCGAATATCGCCCGTCACCCGGGGACAAGGTTGCGTTATGTGGTGGGGGGCCTGGATAGGAACCGGACAGAAACCCTGGCGGCGAAATATGGGGCGGCGGCGGTGTCTGCGGATGTGGCTCTGGGAGATGGGGGGGTGCAGGGGGTGGCGATCGCCTCTCCCACTCCCACCCACCCAGATTTAATCATCAAAGCGGCTGGGGCTGGAAAAGCTATCTTTTGCGAAAAGCCGATCGCCTTAGACTTACAACAGTTAGACGCCTCCCTAGAAGCGGTAAAAACCGCTGGTGTCCCCTTTTTTCTCGGCTTTAACCGTCGCTTTGACCCCAGTTTTCATCAACTGCACAATGCCGTAAAAAATGGCCAAATTGGCGCTGTGGAAATGGTCAACATCACCAGTCGTGACCCCGCCCCCCCTCCCTTAGCATATCTCCAAACTTCTGGCGGTATCTTCGCCGATATGGTCATCCATGATTTTGATATGGCGCGGTGGTTGTTAGGAGAAGAACCTACGGAAATCTTCGCTACTGCCAGTTGTTTGGTCAACCCAGAAATTGCCCAACTCGGCGATGCGGATACGGCGATGATTATCCTGAAAACTATCAGCGGAAAACTGGCTCATATTAATGTAAGCCGCCGCGCTGTCTATGGTTACGACCAGCGGATTGAGGTATTTGGTTCGGCGGGGATGGTGCAGGCTGGCAACCACACCCCCACCACTGTAGAATTAGCCACCGCCACGGGGGTTATTAGGGATAAGCCGCTGCATTTCTTTTTAGAAAGATACGCCGCCGCTTATCAGCGAGAAATTGACCATTTTGTTGATATAATTACTAAAGGGTTGTCGCCGTTGGTGGGGGTTGATGATGGCAGAAAAGCCCTGATACTGGCTGAGGCGGCGAGACTCTCTGCTACTACTAATCAGTCGGTAAAATTATAA
- a CDS encoding DMT family transporter — protein sequence MPEKNPISFCNVLFVGNIVAFLVLLAIYGKHWHISNIKQLSGKHWLGLSATAILSVALAPSLTFMALSQTTVNNVVLIGRIETPLILALSVILLGERVNRWVVTGAAVSFLGVILTILLQQPAGDMGEMGMGFTVGTGELMALKGAVALAISTIISKVTLKQIPLGIFSIFRTAVGTAVFAAIVVQMYGVDHFITVFSPLLWQWMLFYGGVIVVGGQLLWFNGLKKAGASDVSMATSFSPIAGILAAYFLLGELPTTAHYIGGSLILAGIAINQIGLRQKTAPIQVQTKEMDLEAGFKGV from the coding sequence TTGCCGGAAAAAAATCCGATTTCTTTTTGTAATGTTTTATTTGTCGGAAATATCGTTGCTTTCCTAGTTTTATTAGCAATTTATGGCAAGCATTGGCACATCAGCAATATCAAGCAACTTTCGGGGAAACATTGGCTAGGTTTGAGTGCGACGGCAATCCTGTCCGTAGCGTTGGCGCCGTCTTTAACGTTCATGGCTTTATCTCAAACTACGGTGAATAACGTAGTATTAATTGGGCGCATAGAAACGCCATTGATTCTAGCGTTATCGGTGATTTTGCTGGGGGAGCGGGTGAATCGCTGGGTAGTGACGGGGGCGGCGGTTTCTTTCCTGGGAGTTATCCTCACGATTTTGCTGCAACAGCCTGCAGGAGATATGGGAGAAATGGGTATGGGTTTTACTGTGGGGACAGGAGAGTTGATGGCACTAAAAGGAGCAGTAGCGCTGGCGATTTCTACGATTATCAGTAAAGTTACCCTGAAGCAGATTCCTTTAGGGATATTCAGTATTTTTAGGACGGCAGTGGGAACGGCGGTATTTGCAGCAATTGTGGTGCAGATGTATGGGGTGGATCATTTCATTACTGTATTTTCACCCTTGTTATGGCAATGGATGTTGTTTTATGGGGGCGTGATTGTGGTGGGAGGTCAGTTATTGTGGTTTAATGGGTTGAAAAAAGCGGGGGCATCGGATGTATCGATGGCCACTTCTTTTAGTCCGATCGCCGGGATATTGGCGGCGTATTTCCTCTTGGGAGAACTGCCCACAACTGCCCATTACATCGGCGGGAGTTTAATTTTAGCTGGCATCGCCATCAACCAAATCGGATTGCGGCAAAAAACCGCTCCCATTCAGGTACAGACTAAGGAAATGGATCTGGAAGCAGGATTTAAAGGAGTTTGA
- a CDS encoding MFS transporter has protein sequence MLNDKKQILGWVMYDWANSAYVTTVTVALLPAYFAGAIVPPGGVTIGGTTYSATVLWGFTISFSSFFVFIFAPILGAISDFSAAKKKFLMTFCYTGSAAACLLFFCNAGDIWQTIILFSIAQIGFVGANIFYDAFLPEIASEDKIDWVSGLGFACGYVGGGLQFALALALIALGDKIGISPAMAARLGILMAALWWGGFSIISLSYIRETKKSEPLPPEYRHIPRWLAFIRVGIVRLVVTLRKAGRFRQLLLFLVAYMIYTNGIQTVISMATIFGKEELKFSNTVLMVALLMIQFIGMLGALGFSKLAEFISAKNALILSLMVWSLVVIYAYFMQTPTEYFIMSVFVGLVLGGAQSLSRSLYGAIIPPQATAEFYGFYSVFNKGSAILGPLAFALIRQFTGTARNSILGLIVFFITGLILLLFVDVNRAKATARNEI, from the coding sequence ATGCTCAACGATAAAAAGCAAATTTTGGGCTGGGTGATGTACGATTGGGCGAATTCCGCCTATGTTACTACTGTCACCGTTGCCTTACTTCCTGCTTATTTTGCCGGGGCGATCGTCCCTCCTGGCGGCGTCACCATAGGCGGTACTACCTACAGCGCCACCGTCCTCTGGGGTTTTACCATCAGCTTCTCATCTTTTTTCGTCTTCATTTTCGCCCCCATCTTGGGCGCCATCTCCGATTTCTCCGCCGCAAAAAAGAAATTTTTAATGACTTTTTGCTACACCGGTAGCGCCGCCGCCTGTTTGCTGTTCTTTTGCAACGCTGGGGATATTTGGCAAACCATCATATTATTTAGTATCGCCCAAATTGGCTTCGTGGGAGCCAATATTTTTTACGATGCCTTTCTCCCAGAAATCGCCTCAGAAGATAAAATCGATTGGGTTTCCGGCTTAGGCTTCGCTTGCGGATATGTAGGGGGAGGATTGCAATTTGCCCTTGCCCTCGCCTTAATCGCTTTGGGGGATAAAATCGGCATATCCCCAGCAATGGCAGCCCGTCTGGGGATTTTGATGGCAGCTCTGTGGTGGGGTGGATTCTCTATTATATCACTATCTTATATAAGAGAAACCAAAAAATCTGAACCATTACCACCAGAATATCGCCATATCCCCCGGTGGCTGGCATTCATCCGAGTGGGCATAGTGCGCCTAGTGGTGACATTGAGAAAAGCCGGACGCTTCCGGCAACTCCTGTTATTTCTAGTGGCATACATGATTTACACCAATGGCATTCAAACTGTCATCAGTATGGCCACTATTTTTGGCAAAGAAGAGCTGAAGTTTTCCAATACCGTGCTGATGGTAGCACTTTTGATGATTCAGTTTATCGGGATGTTAGGGGCGCTAGGCTTTAGCAAGCTGGCCGAATTTATTTCTGCCAAAAATGCTTTAATTCTCTCCTTGATGGTGTGGTCATTGGTGGTGATTTACGCCTATTTTATGCAAACGCCCACGGAATATTTTATCATGTCCGTGTTTGTGGGTTTGGTTCTGGGTGGGGCGCAATCTCTCAGCCGCTCTTTATATGGGGCAATCATTCCCCCCCAAGCCACAGCCGAGTTTTATGGTTTTTACTCCGTGTTTAATAAAGGTTCGGCGATTTTAGGGCCATTGGCATTTGCCCTCATCCGCCAGTTTACGGGAACAGCGCGCAATTCTATTTTAGGATTGATTGTGTTTTTTATTACTGGCTTGATTTTGCTGCTGTTTGTGGATGTGAATCGGGCAAAAGCTACCGCTCGTAATGAAATTTGA
- a CDS encoding ATP/GTP-binding protein, with protein MSQLFDSLKIQGYRGFKKLELSQLGQFNIFVGLNNSGKTSLIEAISILRNPLDPFHWLELAQNRFSLGRKFGVRPNVEALKWVFNRLAAQENDESQGDIIGMLSIAATGKTPILGLEAKLTAIYRSQWEIENSDTFPEDDPEDESDFVGYGVELQVLAKIRPEASIWLKSEGEKRVFQFWENQRFVQRDRPKHLVNFAPVSPVHVSSKTIMGKLTPILQSEDRKDRLLEIIRWFDDKITDIQTFPIGDVEAAALHIKHQDLGWAPVDVFGDGLRRAVVIAVTLMSIENGVLLVDEIETSIHNSALSPVFSWLVAACHRLQVQLFVTTHSLEAIDAILQAEMSTDNIVAFRIHPSGEPPQRFTHNLLHRLRYERGLDIRG; from the coding sequence ATGTCGCAGTTATTTGACTCGCTCAAAATCCAGGGCTATCGCGGCTTCAAAAAGCTGGAATTGTCCCAATTAGGTCAATTTAACATTTTTGTGGGACTGAATAACTCTGGAAAAACCAGCCTGATTGAAGCGATTTCAATTCTCCGCAATCCCCTGGATCCATTCCATTGGCTGGAGCTGGCACAAAACCGGTTTTCTCTGGGAAGGAAATTTGGGGTTAGACCAAATGTGGAAGCATTAAAATGGGTTTTTAATCGGTTGGCCGCTCAAGAAAATGATGAGAGTCAAGGGGACATCATCGGTATGCTTTCTATTGCGGCTACGGGCAAGACTCCGATTCTGGGTTTAGAAGCTAAGCTGACAGCAATTTATCGCAGCCAGTGGGAGATAGAAAATAGTGATACTTTCCCAGAAGATGACCCGGAAGATGAATCGGATTTTGTGGGATATGGGGTGGAGTTACAGGTATTGGCTAAGATTCGTCCAGAAGCATCGATTTGGTTAAAATCTGAAGGGGAAAAGCGGGTATTTCAGTTTTGGGAAAATCAGCGATTTGTCCAACGCGATCGGCCTAAGCATTTGGTGAATTTTGCCCCGGTATCTCCGGTTCATGTTTCATCTAAAACTATCATGGGCAAATTGACGCCAATTTTACAATCAGAAGACAGAAAAGACCGGTTATTAGAGATAATTCGCTGGTTTGATGATAAAATTACCGATATTCAAACCTTCCCGATCGGCGATGTGGAAGCAGCCGCTCTCCACATAAAACATCAAGATTTAGGCTGGGCTCCTGTGGATGTCTTTGGAGATGGCTTGAGACGCGCTGTGGTGATAGCAGTTACGTTAATGTCTATTGAAAATGGGGTGTTATTAGTTGATGAAATTGAAACATCGATACATAATTCCGCTCTCAGTCCGGTGTTTTCATGGCTCGTAGCAGCTTGTCACCGCCTGCAAGTGCAGCTTTTTGTGACTACTCACAGTTTGGAGGCGATCGATGCTATATTGCAGGCGGAAATGAGTACCGATAACATTGTGGCTTTCCGAATCCACCCGTCAGGAGAACCGCCACAAAGATTTACTCACAATCTATTGCACAGGCTTCGCTATGAACGAGGATTGGATATCAGAGGTTAG
- a CDS encoding ParA family protein produces the protein MVQKIALFNHKGGVSKTTTTFNLGWMLASKGKKVILVDADPQCNLTGVALGEATEEDEDRIEAIYHTSSNIKTGLAPAFESQPKAIEAVDCIPIQGQEGLFLLPGNVGLAEYEVTLGIAQELSGSIQTLRNVPGAITDLLEKTAQKFNADYILIDMSPSLGAINQNLLMTSDFFIVPTTADFFSVMAIDSLAKVLPKWYAWAKKASLFPLLKEANYPFPDVNIRFLGIIVQNFRIIGGKETTAFEKWIQRIEKEVSSKMVPILRNSNMMLPTSAYTQHQIGETFCLTKISNFNSLIALSQEHRTPIYALTPQQLRQTGIVLEKNQNKQAEFRQTFSDLADKIIGLTSPAYAVSA, from the coding sequence ATGGTTCAGAAAATAGCCTTATTTAATCATAAAGGTGGCGTGAGCAAGACGACAACCACGTTTAACCTAGGTTGGATGCTGGCATCAAAAGGGAAAAAGGTAATCCTGGTAGATGCGGACCCGCAATGCAACCTGACGGGTGTGGCTTTGGGAGAAGCCACCGAAGAGGACGAAGACAGAATAGAAGCTATTTATCATACCAGTTCAAACATCAAAACTGGTTTAGCCCCAGCTTTTGAATCCCAGCCTAAAGCTATTGAGGCGGTGGATTGCATTCCGATCCAAGGTCAAGAGGGATTATTTTTACTTCCCGGTAATGTGGGTTTGGCGGAGTATGAAGTAACTCTCGGTATTGCCCAAGAGCTGAGCGGTTCAATTCAGACTCTCAGGAATGTGCCGGGAGCTATTACTGATTTACTGGAAAAAACTGCCCAAAAATTTAATGCTGATTACATTCTGATTGACATGAGTCCGAGTTTGGGAGCCATCAATCAGAATTTACTGATGACTAGCGATTTTTTTATAGTTCCTACCACCGCTGATTTTTTCTCGGTGATGGCAATTGACTCTTTAGCCAAAGTCTTGCCAAAATGGTATGCGTGGGCAAAGAAAGCTAGTTTATTTCCCCTATTGAAAGAAGCTAACTACCCATTTCCTGATGTTAATATTCGCTTTCTAGGGATTATCGTACAAAATTTTAGAATCATTGGGGGAAAAGAAACCACTGCATTTGAAAAATGGATTCAGAGAATAGAAAAGGAAGTTTCATCTAAAATGGTGCCCATTCTAAGGAATAGTAATATGATGCTGCCAACATCAGCTTATACTCAGCATCAAATTGGTGAGACTTTCTGTTTAACTAAGATTTCCAATTTTAACAGCCTCATTGCACTGTCTCAGGAGCATAGAACTCCAATTTATGCCTTGACTCCTCAGCAATTACGGCAAACAGGTATAGTCTTGGAAAAGAATCAAAACAAGCAAGCGGAGTTTCGCCAAACGTTTTCCGACTTGGCAGATAAAATTATTGGATTAACTTCTCCGGCTTATGCAGTCAGCGCTTGA
- a CDS encoding inositol-3-phosphate synthase: protein MGNKLGILIAGYGGAISSTVVAALDLMTRGLRPRLGMICETTEPSGITVGSKLGAPDLADIVISGWDVVPETIGSALVTHQVLSDTDIRDVSAATKGMRPILIPQKLTETTNGHYEFGSRIEKLRQDIQTFRAENQVDWVVVVNCMSTQPTPAWSANYESLEQFQTACAKGDPCVTPSMEYACAAILEGAGYVNFTPNLATIPALLELANQKRVPLAGKDGKTGQTLLKTALAPMFKLRGLQVQGWFSTNILGNRDGEALSEPDACNTKVTSKESCLDNILGYEVDDHQVYIHYYRPRRDNKEAWDNIDVDGFLGYSMQIKVNFLCRDSILAAPLILDLARLMAVSMRQGEYGPLTQLSMFFKSPEVPVGTPVQHDLFVQRQIFEDWVEKCSANTPVGAAV, encoded by the coding sequence AGCGGGCTACGGCGGGGCAATCAGTTCTACGGTTGTCGCTGCCCTGGATCTGATGACTAGGGGCCTGCGTCCCAGACTGGGCATGATTTGCGAAACAACCGAGCCGAGCGGGATTACGGTGGGCAGTAAGCTGGGGGCCCCCGATTTGGCCGATATCGTGATATCAGGTTGGGATGTAGTTCCCGAAACCATTGGCTCGGCTCTCGTCACTCACCAGGTACTGAGCGATACGGATATTCGGGATGTATCCGCCGCCACTAAGGGTATGCGCCCCATACTCATACCCCAAAAGCTGACGGAAACCACTAACGGCCATTATGAATTCGGCAGTCGCATCGAAAAGCTGCGGCAAGATATCCAAACATTCCGGGCAGAAAATCAAGTGGACTGGGTGGTAGTGGTCAATTGTATGTCCACCCAGCCGACTCCGGCGTGGTCCGCTAATTACGAATCCTTGGAGCAGTTCCAAACTGCCTGCGCCAAGGGCGACCCTTGCGTTACCCCCTCGATGGAATACGCTTGTGCCGCTATCCTCGAAGGAGCTGGTTATGTCAACTTTACTCCCAACTTGGCCACTATCCCGGCTTTGCTGGAACTCGCCAACCAAAAGCGGGTGCCTTTGGCGGGTAAGGATGGCAAAACTGGTCAAACTCTGCTGAAAACCGCTCTGGCACCGATGTTTAAGCTGAGAGGTTTGCAGGTACAGGGTTGGTTTAGCACCAATATCCTTGGTAACAGGGATGGGGAAGCTCTCAGCGAGCCTGATGCTTGCAATACTAAAGTCACCAGCAAGGAAAGTTGCCTAGATAACATTCTCGGCTATGAAGTGGACGACCACCAAGTTTATATCCACTACTACCGCCCCCGCCGGGATAATAAGGAAGCCTGGGACAATATCGATGTGGATGGTTTTCTCGGCTATTCTATGCAAATTAAGGTGAATTTCCTCTGCCGGGATAGCATCCTCGCGGCGCCTCTGATTCTTGACTTGGCTCGGTTGATGGCGGTGTCTATGCGTCAAGGTGAGTATGGTCCGCTCACCCAGCTTTCGATGTTCTTCAAGTCTCCAGAAGTGCCTGTGGGTACTCCTGTGCAGCATGATTTGTTTGTGCAGCGCCAGATATTTGAAGATTGGGTGGAAAAGTGCAGCGCTAATACTCCGGTTGGCGCTGCTGTTTAA
- a CDS encoding VIT domain-containing protein — translation MTQTVKNPGGLYVQTADKQQLAFPLKHTDVQAQVTGNLSRVEVTQTFENPFTTTLEAVYIFPLPDEAAVDDMLIRIGDKTIKGRIKKREEAQQIYEQAKQQGRTAGLLEQERDNIFTQSLANIKPGEQIDVIIRYSDKLKFEGGNYEFVFPMVVGPRYIPGTTIEENAGASGSAPAPMTQNQDTDLVPDASRLNAPILPPGMRSRHDINVTVEINAGVEIRDVGSPSHQIQILRENQIVRVNLAEGDTIPNKDLILRYQVAGDNTQATVMTQADEKGGHFAVYLIPSVQYRPNELVPKDVVFLIDTSGSQHGAPLQQCQELMRRFINGLNPNDTFTIIDFADTTQQLSPVPLANTPQNRSRAIKYINKLTADGGTELLHGIRAVLNFPVTDPGRLRSIVLLTDGYIGNENQILAEVQANLKSGNRLYSFGAGSSVNRFLINRIAEIGRGISRIIRQDEPVDEVVEKFFRQINNPVLANIQWQWEGEGDLPEIYPAFVPDLFAEQPLVLFGRKTDKRSGKLQVSGIGAGGSRYQQSFELSFETQGNPAVAQLWGRDRIKDLMNQMVSGDTKSGVTAVTDTALAYQLLSQYTAFVAVSDDVRVNPADDSVSVQVPVEMPEDVSYRGVFGAVAAAPAMMARSIDIDGDGDVEDVTYLAEPQIRARRVPPPASPKAFLASPKADGIWSLFNKKGSKPLSSADVDESIAPGFAEAEYEAYMEEESFQASPAAPPVPWQIISATGLDEAAISLLTKHLESLQLPAGVSGDLVFEFQASKGRVKGVVVEDVASTVTDKKVIEAIRRSLLTWRAPKTLNVTVILTLRIAT, via the coding sequence ATGACTCAGACCGTGAAAAATCCTGGTGGTTTGTACGTTCAGACCGCCGACAAACAGCAACTAGCCTTTCCCCTCAAGCACACCGATGTCCAAGCGCAGGTGACGGGGAACCTCTCGCGGGTGGAAGTCACCCAGACCTTTGAAAATCCCTTCACCACCACCCTAGAAGCGGTGTATATCTTCCCCCTCCCCGATGAAGCGGCGGTGGATGATATGCTGATTCGCATCGGCGATAAAACCATTAAAGGTAGGATCAAAAAACGGGAAGAAGCCCAGCAAATCTACGAACAAGCTAAGCAGCAAGGACGCACCGCCGGACTTTTGGAGCAGGAACGGGATAACATTTTCACCCAATCCCTCGCCAACATCAAACCGGGGGAGCAAATTGATGTAATTATTCGCTATAGCGACAAACTGAAATTTGAAGGCGGGAATTACGAGTTTGTGTTTCCGATGGTAGTTGGTCCCCGGTACATTCCCGGAACCACCATTGAGGAAAACGCTGGCGCCAGTGGCTCTGCACCTGCACCCATGACCCAAAATCAAGACACAGATTTAGTGCCCGATGCGTCGCGACTCAATGCCCCAATTTTACCCCCAGGAATGCGCTCTCGTCACGATATTAATGTAACTGTGGAAATTAACGCTGGGGTGGAAATTCGGGATGTGGGTTCTCCCTCGCACCAAATTCAGATTCTTCGGGAAAACCAAATAGTGCGGGTGAACTTAGCAGAGGGTGACACCATCCCCAATAAAGACCTGATTTTGCGCTATCAGGTGGCGGGCGATAATACCCAAGCTACCGTGATGACCCAAGCAGATGAAAAAGGCGGACATTTCGCGGTTTATCTGATTCCCTCTGTGCAGTATCGCCCCAATGAATTAGTGCCGAAAGATGTGGTATTTCTCATCGATACTTCTGGCTCTCAGCACGGGGCGCCCCTGCAACAATGTCAGGAATTGATGCGCCGGTTTATTAACGGACTCAATCCTAATGATACGTTCACAATTATCGATTTTGCCGATACCACCCAACAACTTTCACCGGTTCCCTTGGCGAATACTCCCCAAAATCGTTCCCGGGCAATCAAGTATATTAACAAGTTAACCGCTGATGGGGGAACGGAACTGCTGCACGGGATTCGCGCCGTGTTGAATTTCCCAGTCACTGACCCCGGACGGTTGCGGAGTATTGTGCTGTTAACCGATGGTTATATTGGCAATGAAAATCAAATTTTGGCAGAAGTGCAGGCAAATCTGAAATCTGGCAATCGTCTGTATAGTTTTGGGGCTGGCAGTTCGGTAAATCGGTTTTTGATTAACCGGATAGCGGAAATTGGCCGGGGGATATCGCGAATTATCCGCCAAGATGAGCCGGTGGATGAGGTGGTAGAAAAGTTTTTCCGCCAAATCAATAATCCGGTTTTGGCAAATATTCAATGGCAGTGGGAAGGTGAGGGAGACTTACCGGAGATTTATCCTGCCTTTGTGCCAGATTTGTTTGCCGAGCAACCGTTGGTTTTATTCGGACGCAAGACGGATAAACGGAGTGGCAAACTGCAGGTTTCTGGGATAGGTGCGGGCGGCTCTCGCTATCAGCAAAGTTTTGAGCTAAGTTTTGAAACCCAGGGGAACCCTGCTGTTGCTCAGCTTTGGGGACGCGATCGCATCAAAGATTTAATGAATCAAATGGTGAGCGGTGACACCAAGTCCGGCGTTACGGCGGTGACGGATACGGCTTTGGCTTATCAATTGTTATCGCAATATACAGCTTTTGTGGCGGTGAGCGATGATGTGCGGGTCAATCCTGCTGACGATTCTGTGTCGGTGCAGGTGCCTGTAGAAATGCCGGAAGATGTGAGTTATCGGGGAGTTTTTGGGGCTGTGGCGGCGGCTCCGGCGATGATGGCTCGTAGTATAGATATAGATGGGGATGGGGATGTGGAAGATGTAACATATTTGGCTGAGCCTCAGATCCGCGCCCGCCGTGTTCCTCCCCCAGCATCTCCGAAGGCTTTCCTAGCATCTCCGAAGGCTGATGGTATCTGGAGTTTGTTTAATAAAAAGGGTTCAAAGCCGTTATCTTCGGCGGATGTTGATGAGTCTATTGCTCCTGGTTTTGCCGAGGCAGAATATGAGGCTTATATGGAGGAGGAATCTTTCCAAGCATCACCGGCGGCTCCCCCAGTTCCCTGGCAAATTATCAGTGCCACGGGATTGGATGAGGCGGCAATTTCCCTGCTGACTAAACACCTAGAGTCTCTCCAGCTTCCGGCAGGAGTTTCCGGGGATTTGGTGTTTGAATTTCAGGCGAGCAAAGGACGGGTGAAAGGAGTTGTGGTGGAGGATGTCGCCTCCACAGTCACTGATAAAAAGGTGATTGAAGCCATCCGGCGATCGCTCCTCACCTGGCGAGCCCCCAAAACCCTGAACGTCACCGTTATTCTCACCCTGAGAATTGCCACATAA